In Glycine max cultivar Williams 82 chromosome 15, Glycine_max_v4.0, whole genome shotgun sequence, the DNA window ACGGTCAAGTCAGTTCAATCACTGACAGCACAGAAACTGGTAGCAAACCCTGCTTCTCCTTTGCACAGAAACCATCTGAAACCTCTGCACTTCAACAAGACATCCAACAGTACATAAAAAAGttcgaaaaaaatgttttgaagtCTTCAACTATGAGATCAAACTATTGTGACCCTCGTGAGTATAGTTTTCAATCATCAGCGGAGAGCTTGTTGATTGATAGAGTACTGCTAAAAAGTAGAATTGAGTCTGGTAGTTTGTTACtctgtggtggtggtggtaataATTTGTTATCTAAATTTTCTGGGATAGGGATTTGACTTGGGAGACATAGATTAAgcaactcttttatttatttatatatgccTTGTAATTTTGACCTTATCATTTACACATGTAATATAAATTATGTACATCTGTTTGCCTATTCATGTGagagtgttttttattttttatttttatgtaactaTCATGAAAGAGTGTTAGCAACCCaccttataacattttttttatttgttaaaatttattaaaaaattataaaatcataagaTTCAATAAATAAAGTGACTCAAaaagttttgtaatttttaattaattttaataagtaaAAAGGTGTTTTAAATAATGTGTTGGTAGCAATTTTTAATCCGTGTAAGgtcttccctttttcttttaacaCTTCTTTACTCTAAGGATGGAATGACTCCACTTTATTTAAACTTGATATAAACTGGTTCAATTTGAAACTTGGCTTgagtttgatataaaaaaaaaatagcttgaATTTAGATCACTTTGCACTTAAACAATTTAACTTGTTAACTCAATTTAAACAAGTCATTTTATTTCAATGTCACTAATATTAATGTCGTTCATGCTTATTATCTTATATACTAATATACATATGTATAGCATGTTTCCTTATTTCGATATTTATTTAAACATGCgcgcagagagagagagagtagttTTTACTGTACTATACatgtttaaatgttttttttccagGTAACTTCTATTGGGAGGTAACTCTATTTGAgttggataaaattattatggataataaagttttttttatgtttatttaacataattttataattaatattgtcaggaaattttatattaaatcttCTTAATTAAGAGGTAAGACCCATAAATATGTGTATATAAAGGGTTGGATTTTTAAGGTTAGACACGTTATTTCATTTATACTCTGATTATTCTTTGcaccaaaaattaatttaagcatTGAAGTGTCTTTTGTAAGAACTCAACCCTTCAAAGAATTGTTTCACGGAGAACTAAAGAAGGGCAAGCCGAAGTGAAGGACACAATAAAGAATAAAGTATCCAACCATCTTTAGACAAgaacaaattatattataagcATAAGAAAAATGTgttgaaataatcattataaGAAGTTGTATATAGGTTGATACAAAGATACAAAGATGTATACTAGTAACTAACTATAAGGATAATCAAGCTTTATTTAAAGCTGGGAAGAGGTTCacaattaattatgaaaagGAGATGtacacatttttataatttatcaatgACAGATCTAACCTCTAAACCTAACATTCAAAGATGAAGATTCTTtgaatatctaattaatttgtttttgtaaatataattatgtattatttAGAATATTATCAGTTCGGAGACTCATCAATGTTATAGCTTGGTCCAGAAAATCAAGCTCCTTGTTGTTTCAAGGTCTTTGGTGAAGTTTTTCATGTGTTCCGAGAGGCTAATCGTCCTGCAGATGAACTAGCTAAGCGTGGTTTAATAGTTTCCACTAATTTATCTGTTTTCAATTCTGTTTCAGACTTTCTGGTATTGTATtgtgggtgttgctaggtgcacccaacaaaatttataaatggcAAAAATGCCCCTgacttcttttttcattataaaagcCTTTTTTTTCGGAAATGCACACAACTGCCATTTTTGTTCGCTATTTTTCTCTGCTTTTGTGGTTTTCGTGCGGCATTGTCTCCGGTTCGTTGGTTCGTTGTGAACGGTTAGGTGTGGTGAAGGTGAAGGTGAAGGTTCTGGTGTTGAGCGTTGCGGTGGTCGGTGGCGACAAACGAGGTACACAGAAGGTGGTGGATCTATCGAGGATGTACGGatgacttacggatcaagttgatccataagtcagttatggatcaacttgatccgtaagttggTGTGTTACAGTTACGAATCAACCTGATCCATAAGTGACTTACGGATGAACTTGATCCATAAGTAACTGACGGATCAACTTAATCCGTAACTGTAACACACCAACCTACGGATCAAGTTCATCCATAAGTCACTTAcatatcaacttgatccgtaaattGGTGTGTTACtcatacagatcaagttgatccgtatttcacttacggatcaacttcatCCATaagagtaattatttttaatatttgatgttttttgaatttagtttccctttttttaaaattattaatttctttgtatgaccattttttatttgagttggttagatggacgaagatgagtggatgtatgaaataatgtctgaacaagcggatatggattatgaaaatgaagaagcatGTGGTGcaaatgaaccacatgttgattgttttgatgcgttcaatacttctcaggttataatgttaatgtttgtcacagatttaataaaatgaatactggtagaaaacttaaattatgtggATTGCTTTGTAGGTGTTTGAGTGTCGAGAGAATGTTTTACAGTGGACTCGATCCGTTGCTCATGAAAACAGATTTGTGACGGTGATTTTAAGGTCGGACACAAACACaggtagtagaggaaggactACGTTTGTGTTAATaggttgtgaaaggagtggcgagtataggtgtaggaaaaaagaatttatcagaAGAGACACTGAGACTAGGAAATATGGGTGTCTCTTCAAGCTTCGTTGCAAGCCAGTGGTTGGAGGAGAAGGctagatggtgaagttgatttgtggagtgcataatcatgaattggctaagtcattagttggacatccatatgcggGGCGATTGACAAAAGctgaaaaaacacttattgctgatatgacgaagtccatggtgaagccaagaaacATTCTTCTAACTCTAAAGGAACACAATGTCAATAGCTGTACGaccattaaatagatatacaatgcaagaagtgcattccgttcttccataagaggaagcgatcttgaaatgcaacatctgatgaagcttcttgaacgtgatcagtatattcattggcatagaatAAAGGACGAAGACGTGGTTcatgatatcttttggtgtcacctTGATGCAATGAAGTTAGTCAATGCttgtaatttggtgtttttgatagacaacacctacaaaacaaatcgGTACAGACTTCTAGTGCttgattttgttggggtgacaccgaatgggatgacattctctgtcGGTTTTGCATATGTGGAGTGTGAACGCGTTAATAATATGGTCTGGGCTTTACAACGCTTCGAGGCCTTTTTTTAAAGCGTGATGCCCTCCTTGGAGTTATTGTTACTGACAGAGACcaaacattgatgaatgcagtgaaggtTGTATTCCCTGAttgtacaaatttgttgtgcagctttcacataaacaagaatatgaaggccaaatgtaaatcactaattgggcaaaaaaatgcttgggattatgtcatggatTGCTGGGGATGTCTGACTGATTGTCCTTCAGAACCACAGTTTGATGAATGCCTGAAGAAGTTCGAAATGGTTTGCGcaccttggccaatgtttgttgactatgtcaaggaaacatggataataccacacaaggaaaaatttgtttccgcctggactaataaggtgatgcacttaggaaacacaacaacaaacaggtatgaaaTTGTTCAACTATTTCTAATAACATTGATGAATTTATGGaattgtattattgtatatgtttatttttatttgtgtatttgaaatgtagggttgaatctgctcactcatctttaaaaagattgttacaaaatagccttggagacttatgcagtgtgtgggatgccatgaacaacatgattacATTGCAGCACACAGagattaaaacatcatttgaaacaagtacacatgtcaTTGGACATGTCttcaaaaaaaccttatacatgaggcttcttggaatggtttcaaggtatgctttaaatcagattgctgctGAATTAGAGCGTGTTGACTATACTGGCAAGAATCCCTCAAGTTGTGTTTGCGTGGTGAAAACCACGATTGGTCTTGTGCttgtgagctatccaaatatgttggtGGTTGCATCCCATtggattcaatccatatgttttggaggAGACTAAGTTTTttagaccaagggttatctgagcccgaAGTGAGCATCAAGGCAGAAATAGAAACAATATCCAAAAGATTTGAAGAAtttgatgtttgtggcaagtTTACTCTAAAGACTAAACTTTGGGAAATTGCATACCCTAATCAGAATtcgatgtgtcctcctccagcaaAGGTTAACAAAAAGGGGGCACTAAAGAAAGCTATGAGCAGGAACCTAAGGTTAACAAAGCGCGATCCATCTTACTAGGAGTATGCAGATGCCTTTGAATCTATGCAAAATAACAATTCGTCGGTGAGGCGTAATGCATCATCCTCTGAGCAGTcgaatcgaagaacgatgatgTCCATGTTGGACCAGTTTCAACCATTTATGCACGACTTCATTGATAagattgttgatgtcaaagctgatggtaactgtggatatcggtcggttgccggtttattaggtatggATGAAGACTCTTGGTCGGTGGTCCGCAACCATCTGCTTAAAGAACTTAGCAAATTCTCAGAAGACTATATCAAGCTCTTTGGTGGCACggagagatttgaggaattaaggatgtcactacttgttgatgggttaaccaaggtatgtaatttatgtatttgatttttaagacttaactttgaaattaagtttgacgtgtatatttgtttcattcaggtgactatggataagtggatggatataaccgaCATGGGATATGTCATTACATCAATGTATAATATAATCGTTGTATCCTTGTttaaacaacaaagcatgacattctttcctcttagaagtcaaccgctGGCAAATTCTTCAGTGCATCGTATAATTTGTATCGGTCATGTGTATGGcaatcattttgttgaggtacattgtagatatgaagtgtttttttttaatatttatgcaatgagttttgtaggattgagttaaCACTTTTTTCGCATGTATAacaggtttatttaaaagaacgtTGTTCCTTACCGCCTGTAGCATTGTTATGGACTAGCAATTGTCATCCTCAGGCGAAGCCGTGGCCAAATCCATATATTATCAGAATGCAGCATTATAAGAGCTTCGTGATGTTCAAGAGAgactatgttgacataaatgatGATTGAATATGTAATTTATAATGACTGATTGTTTTGAATTGGATATTCACATTTATGTGTCTTTGTAATATTTGTTACgtccacaacaaaattattacttaattgtAAAAAAGCATGTATGATATATCATTGTCTGAGTTGACAACACATTGTGAAAaatcatgtatgataaattgttgTCTGCATTAACATAAAGCACGTGACAGGACCTTGCACAACATGATTACACATGCAGATCTGATGCAAGATAAAGCATGTCATGTCATTGGTGTAGTTGACAACACATACAGAAAACATGTGCATgtgtatttttaatctttaaaaaatgcagCACTGATGTTaaaactcatctatatatatgacacAACCTAACACTGTAAAAAACCACAAGTTTCAGTCGTAACCTAACTCTTACAAAAAACTATGGCATTCTTGGGAGAGACAAGTAGTCATACAATTGTGAACTCcacattaggttttatttttccaaatagaTCCATTGTTCACAACGACAATGGTGTTTCCTTTCAAGCTTCCACTCCAGTTCCCATTCGAGCACCTAACAGTTGTGATTTTCAAAtgttaaaaaccagaatacacaatacccttaagCTAACCAACaagcaatttttggatgaaatttactaccggcAACCTTTCACATATGCAGGTAATCAATTTCGGTTTTAATGTATGCAACTGAAAAATGATGCTAatttaacacaatgttaatgtgtaatcatcaatttttgtttgttggtctgattgagttattatgtagcattgctagaacaccagatggtattttaaacttacttcaagccactatgacccctactcataATGCCCTGCTATATTACAATGAAAGGTGAAACATGTCAtgccaaaatgagtttgttggttactcgttcataggaaaaaatcccaaaaagtttgacattccttccagatgtaccatggatgaactgaaggatttgatcaagaAAGTTGCGCCTGCtgggattcccccttatggtaTTCATGAAACACAAATGGTAAGGCGATTGTTTTTTCGGAAATCAAGTCACCATGAGTATtaagaaaaagttataaaattcgaAATAATTGAACTCAAAACCAACGATGATGTGATTAAGGTGTTACTTgagtctaactactggaaaaagaCTGGGCCtatagaaattttagttgttttcagTAAACCTGTAATGGAAATGGAAGACGAGTTATCCTTGTCGCAAAATTAGCATGAGTTAGTCCTAGTATTTGATGCAAATTTAATTTCGTTCgactatgttgaagttaatgtacGATTTGAATTAATGTATTGCACAatcgttcttttttttttgtttttctggaaATGGAAGACAACTTGTCGTTctctattaaattttatttgtactacttttactttttttgtcggtgttgcaaatttattttaaatataaaaaaaaacaactacaaCAAacgaaaaataacaattaattatttaaactcgagtagttcatttttttaaacgaaactactataaaattaaaatttaattaaaatatattttgtcatcaattaaaaataatttaatgttgaactagttaaaaatatttaacaaagtaCATTTAACTCTGATGCAAAATATggaaatcaagaaaataaataaattatatgagtcaattattaatttaatatgaagTATAATGCTTCAAATGAGaaggttttattttttggtctCTCAAATTagaaggttttattttttagtctcttaaaataaaatataaatgtttcgcctaattataaaattataaaatataaatacggTTAAGGCTATGTAATTAAACCTTAATCGAATTAGGGGTAATTTTTATGAGAACCAACTAATTGGTTGAGGCTATAAAAGTAACATTActaatggaaataaataaaaccaacattACTAATGAAATGGGTTCAAGTACAATAACTGTATATACATcgaatttcaatataaaatatgtaaataaactaCGCCTGATCTGTGCGCCGCCTACGTCGAGACCTAACATATACTAGCTGGTCCTGTGTGAGACTCCTGACCATCCTGAGGCATTCTTCGATCACCTCATGTGTCGATGAGCCTGGCGTGACCACCCCTAGGCTCAGATGGCGCTCCAACCTCTCAGCAATCCCATAGCAAACTTCTtgttaaatacaaaacaaacaaattagacaaattataatgaaaatattgacgtaaatgacgtaaattattagtattacttaccaTTGCATGTCTAGGCTCATCCACAACGGGCCTTGCAGATGTCGATGGTGCTCCTGGCTTCGGCACGTGAGGGATATTTGTCTCTGGGACCTCAGGGACGACTCAGGGCTATGGAGCATGACCATCTGACATAGGATATGATGTCTGGCTTGGTGTCATGAAAAGATGCGAAATGCGGAAGAACCAGTCTATGAAGTCG includes these proteins:
- the LOC102665477 gene encoding uncharacterized protein: MSKRLAEDAKAYFDECVSLSTFDSSDFSSPEDPPLNFVGPPTPSGSPVCLTEESGTRGQSMNIHYDISQPPANIDTVGDFHGQVSSITDSTETGSKPCFSFAQKPSETSALQQDIQQYIKKFEKNVLKSSTMRSNYCDPREYSFQSSAESLLIDRVLLKSRIESGSLLLCGGGGNNLLSKFSGIGI